In Anaerobacillus isosaccharinicus, one genomic interval encodes:
- the rsbW gene encoding anti-sigma B factor RsbW yields the protein MNQTSDFIEMKVPAKPEYVGVVRLTVSGIANRLGYTYDDIEDIKIAVAEACTNVVNHAYEDSDGQMTIGCGVYQDRLEIMVADRGQSFSIEQLKENLGPIRSDKPISQLKEGGLGLFLIDTLMDKVEISNDNGVIIIMTKFLQRGEVEQNVGRISATITDRQ from the coding sequence GTGAATCAAACATCCGATTTCATAGAAATGAAGGTACCTGCAAAACCTGAATACGTTGGTGTTGTACGCTTAACGGTTTCTGGAATTGCTAATCGGCTAGGATATACGTACGATGACATAGAAGATATCAAAATAGCCGTTGCGGAAGCGTGCACAAATGTAGTTAACCATGCGTATGAAGATAGTGATGGGCAGATGACGATTGGTTGTGGAGTATACCAGGACCGATTAGAGATTATGGTAGCAGACCGAGGTCAAAGTTTTTCTATTGAACAATTAAAGGAGAACTTAGGACCAATTAGGAGTGACAAACCTATATCGCAGTTAAAAGAAGGTGGACTGGGCTTATTTTTAATTGATACCTTAATGGATAAAGTAGAGATAAGTAATGATAATGGTGTCATTATCATTATGACTAAGTTCCTACAAAGAGGTGAGGTGGAACAAAATGTCGGACGGATTTCAGCAACAATCACAGATCGACAATAA
- the sigB gene encoding RNA polymerase sigma factor SigB, which produces MSDGFQQQSQIDNNLEQLIREFQQSQSEEVQTELVKRYESLVRSLAKKFSRGRDYDEDLIQVGMIGLLGALRRFDLSVGRSFESFAVPTIIGEIKRYIRDKTWSVHVPRRIKELGPKIKNAVEKLTTELQRSPRVIEIANYLDVTEEDVLETMEMSRSYQALSVDRSIEADQEGGAVTLLDLVGATDAGFEKTDQQLLIEKTFSVLTEREKQILYCNFYEGLSQKETGEKLGISQMHVSRLQRRALEKLKASLPVKASECL; this is translated from the coding sequence ATGTCGGACGGATTTCAGCAACAATCACAGATCGACAATAACTTAGAGCAATTAATTAGAGAGTTTCAACAGTCTCAATCAGAAGAAGTTCAAACGGAACTAGTCAAAAGATATGAATCATTAGTTCGTTCATTAGCTAAAAAATTCTCTAGAGGTAGAGATTACGATGAGGATTTGATACAAGTAGGGATGATCGGTTTATTGGGTGCGTTAAGAAGGTTTGATCTTTCTGTAGGGCGAAGTTTCGAATCGTTTGCAGTTCCAACTATTATTGGTGAAATAAAAAGATATATTAGGGATAAAACATGGAGTGTTCATGTTCCAAGGAGAATTAAAGAGCTTGGCCCTAAAATTAAAAATGCTGTTGAGAAATTAACGACTGAACTTCAGCGTTCACCTCGAGTTATCGAGATTGCTAATTACTTAGATGTGACAGAAGAAGATGTTTTAGAAACGATGGAAATGTCAAGAAGTTACCAAGCTCTCTCTGTAGATCGATCCATTGAAGCTGATCAAGAAGGTGGAGCTGTAACGTTATTAGATTTAGTAGGAGCTACAGACGCTGGTTTTGAAAAAACCGATCAGCAGCTATTAATCGAGAAAACTTTTTCTGTACTTACGGAAAGGGAAAAACAAATTTTATACTGTAATTTTTATGAAGGTCTTAGTCAAAAAGAAACTGGTGAGAAACTAGGGATATCGCAAATGCACGTATCGCGGTTGCAAAGGCGGGCGTTAGAAAAATTAAAGGCTTCGTTGCCAGTGAAAGCATCAGAGTGTTTATAG
- a CDS encoding PP2C family serine/threonine-protein phosphatase, which translates to MENTQSFKYVELASYQHAKNNSYWSGDAFFCSESEGYFICAVSDGLGSGQYAYEASKVVMDYIQENHHEELTVLMENCNRLLLNKRGVVLSILKVDYINKEIIYSNAGNINCIFYSPDGVLTRTIPKRGFLSGKKLVFTTQHLPYKKGMRFIIFTDGLDLKSTVQKTITKENSVAAVIHTVRKIADFKKDDTMFVVGDVFI; encoded by the coding sequence ATGGAGAATACACAATCGTTTAAATATGTGGAATTAGCCTCTTATCAACATGCCAAAAACAATAGCTACTGGAGTGGCGACGCATTCTTCTGCAGCGAAAGTGAAGGTTATTTTATTTGTGCTGTTTCTGATGGGCTTGGTAGCGGACAGTACGCTTATGAAGCATCTAAAGTTGTAATGGATTATATTCAAGAAAATCACCATGAAGAATTAACGGTGTTGATGGAGAATTGTAATCGATTATTACTTAATAAACGTGGAGTTGTTCTTTCGATTTTGAAAGTTGATTATATAAATAAAGAAATTATCTATAGTAATGCTGGTAATATAAATTGCATTTTTTACTCGCCAGACGGAGTGTTAACGAGAACGATCCCTAAGCGTGGTTTTCTCTCGGGAAAAAAACTCGTCTTTACAACACAGCATCTTCCCTATAAAAAAGGGATGAGGTTTATCATTTTTACAGATGGTTTAGACTTAAAATCTACGGTGCAAAAAACAATCACTAAAGAAAACAGTGTTGCTGCAGTTATCCATACAGTGAGAAAAATTGCTGATTTTAAAAAAGATGACACGATGTTTGTCGTTGGGGATGTCTTTATTTAG
- a CDS encoding Tex family protein, producing the protein MLQLLMKETAFSKKAIENVVTLIEEGNTVPFIARYRKELTGSLDEVQIRTIVERWTYINNLETRKEEVIRLIQEQDKLTDELQQSILKATKLQEVEDLYRPYKQKRRTKATVAKEKGLEPLATWLITFPAQGNVEEVASQYLSEEKEVLTVEDALQGAQDIVAEWVSDDPEIRKLIRQLTFKEGKLVSASKDVEKDEKGVYEMYYEYEEQAGKIVPHRVLALNRGEKEGILKVALSTPVDKIISIIERKYIKNSHSPVISYVKEAISDSYKRLIEPSIEREIRKELSEKAEDQAIHIFSENLRNLLLQPPLKGRVVLGVDPAYRTGCKLAVVDDTGKVLHISVIYPTPPKSEIEKGKKIVQELIKKHDIEVVAIGNGTASRETEQFIADVIKEVNKEVYYLIVNEAGASVYSASPLGREEFPDLQVEERSAISIARRLQDPLAELVKIDPKSVGVGQYQHDVTQSKLNDSLTFVVETVVNQVGVNVNTASGSLLQYVAGLSKSVANNIVKKREEEGKFTNRGQLKKIPRLGAKTYEQCIGFLRVIDGDDPLDQTGIHPESYKETKRILKQLGAKPEQIGSPELSEQLKELDLEKLAADLEIGVPTLKDIVDALMRPLRDPRDEVATPLLKKDVLKLEDLQTGMELQGTIRNVVDFGAFVDIGVKQDGLVHISKLTNRFVKHPMEVVSVGDVVTVWVDSVDAKKQRVALTMLKPENQI; encoded by the coding sequence ATGCTGCAATTACTTATGAAAGAAACGGCCTTTTCAAAGAAGGCGATTGAAAATGTTGTCACTTTAATTGAAGAAGGAAATACAGTTCCTTTTATTGCACGTTATCGTAAGGAATTGACAGGTTCACTTGATGAGGTTCAAATCAGAACAATCGTTGAGCGATGGACATACATAAATAATTTAGAAACGAGAAAAGAAGAAGTCATTCGGCTAATTCAAGAACAGGACAAGCTTACTGATGAGCTTCAACAGTCGATTTTAAAAGCTACAAAACTTCAAGAAGTTGAAGATTTATATCGACCATATAAACAAAAACGCCGAACTAAAGCAACTGTTGCGAAAGAAAAAGGGTTAGAGCCATTAGCGACGTGGTTAATTACATTCCCGGCTCAAGGAAATGTAGAGGAAGTCGCTTCGCAGTATCTTTCTGAAGAAAAAGAAGTGTTGACCGTCGAAGATGCTCTTCAAGGTGCACAAGATATTGTTGCTGAATGGGTATCTGATGACCCGGAAATTCGTAAGTTAATTCGTCAATTAACTTTTAAAGAAGGAAAACTTGTCTCGGCCTCTAAAGATGTGGAGAAAGATGAAAAAGGCGTTTATGAAATGTATTACGAGTATGAAGAACAAGCAGGAAAGATCGTTCCGCATCGTGTATTAGCGCTAAACCGAGGCGAAAAAGAGGGTATACTAAAAGTAGCGCTTTCGACACCTGTAGATAAAATTATTTCGATCATTGAAAGAAAATACATAAAAAATAGCCATTCACCTGTAATTTCATATGTAAAAGAGGCCATTAGTGATAGTTACAAACGTTTAATTGAACCTTCGATTGAAAGGGAAATTCGTAAGGAGCTTTCAGAAAAAGCGGAAGATCAGGCCATCCATATTTTTTCGGAAAACTTACGTAACCTCTTATTACAACCACCTTTAAAAGGGAGAGTTGTTTTAGGGGTTGACCCTGCATATCGAACGGGGTGTAAACTAGCTGTTGTCGATGATACGGGCAAGGTGCTGCACATCTCCGTTATTTACCCGACACCACCGAAAAGTGAAATCGAAAAAGGGAAAAAAATTGTACAAGAACTAATCAAGAAACATGATATTGAGGTTGTTGCCATCGGTAATGGAACGGCATCAAGAGAAACGGAACAATTTATTGCTGATGTTATAAAGGAAGTAAATAAAGAAGTGTATTATTTAATCGTCAATGAGGCAGGGGCAAGTGTTTACTCGGCATCTCCCCTTGGTAGAGAAGAATTTCCGGATTTACAAGTAGAAGAACGAAGTGCCATTTCGATCGCAAGAAGATTGCAAGATCCGTTGGCTGAACTGGTGAAAATTGACCCGAAATCAGTTGGTGTAGGTCAATATCAACACGATGTTACCCAATCAAAACTTAATGACTCTTTGACATTCGTTGTTGAAACGGTAGTTAACCAAGTTGGGGTTAATGTAAATACAGCCTCTGGATCATTACTTCAATATGTAGCGGGTTTATCAAAATCCGTAGCAAATAACATCGTAAAAAAACGGGAGGAAGAAGGGAAGTTCACAAATCGTGGACAACTAAAAAAAATCCCGCGACTTGGTGCAAAAACATATGAACAATGTATTGGATTTTTACGGGTAATCGATGGAGATGACCCTCTAGATCAAACAGGTATACACCCAGAAAGCTATAAGGAAACAAAAAGAATATTAAAGCAATTAGGGGCGAAGCCTGAACAGATTGGCTCACCAGAATTAAGTGAACAGTTGAAGGAACTTGATTTAGAAAAATTAGCAGCGGATTTGGAGATTGGCGTTCCGACATTGAAAGATATTGTTGATGCTCTCATGCGTCCTCTAAGAGACCCTCGTGATGAGGTCGCAACACCATTATTGAAAAAAGATGTACTGAAATTGGAAGACTTGCAGACCGGCATGGAATTACAAGGGACTATCCGGAATGTCGTTGATTTTGGAGCTTTTGTGGATATTGGTGTAAAACAAGATGGTCTTGTCCATATTTCAAAATTAACAAATAGATTTGTTAAACATCCGATGGAAGTAGTTTCTGTCGGTGATGTTGTTACAGTATGGGTGGATTCAGTTGATGCTAAAAAGCAGCGTGTTGCTTTAACGATGCTTAAACCGGAAAATCAAATATAA
- the cmpA gene encoding cortex morphogenetic protein CmpA — MPDWLQKQLKNAFFEKNRQQIKLLNQCWYYYHRRYEPDNHIIRKRTK; from the coding sequence GTGCCCGACTGGTTACAAAAGCAACTGAAAAATGCCTTCTTTGAGAAAAACCGCCAACAAATTAAGTTATTAAATCAATGTTGGTACTACTACCATCGGAGGTATGAACCAGATAATCACATCATTAGAAAGCGCACTAAGTAG
- a CDS encoding SprT family protein, translating to MNDFELQKLVEHISTDSFELPFKHQALFNPRLRTTGGRYLLGSHNIEINPKQFEHFGMDALVGIIKHELCHYHLHLQKKGYRHIDKDFQNLLTKVEGTKYCNAIPGLRKASKTLHIYSCTTCGAVFNRKRAIDTKKYVCGKCKGKIRKTKTFKKS from the coding sequence ATGAATGATTTTGAGTTACAAAAGTTAGTAGAGCATATATCTACCGATTCCTTTGAATTGCCTTTTAAGCATCAGGCACTCTTTAATCCAAGACTAAGAACAACAGGAGGTAGATATCTTCTAGGCTCGCATAATATAGAAATCAATCCGAAACAATTTGAACATTTCGGTATGGATGCGCTAGTTGGTATTATTAAACACGAACTTTGCCACTACCACTTACATCTCCAGAAAAAAGGCTACCGACATATTGATAAGGATTTTCAGAATTTGCTTACGAAGGTTGAGGGGACTAAGTACTGTAATGCAATCCCTGGTTTAAGAAAGGCTAGTAAGACATTGCACATTTACTCATGCACTACATGTGGTGCAGTTTTTAATCGCAAAAGAGCGATTGATACAAAAAAATATGTATGCGGAAAATGTAAAGGGAAAATAAGGAAAACAAAAACCTTCAAAAAAAGTTGA